GGCATGAAACTGTTGCTCTGACTTAGAACTCTGAGACATTTCTTTGATTTCACTTTAGATAGAGCAACATAGAGTTGACCATGAGTAAATATGGGTTTCGGTAGATACAACCTAACCATACTCAGTGTTTGACCCTGTGACTTATTCATGGTCATTGCAAAAGATGCAATTAACGAAAACTGCCTCCTTTGGAATCTAAAAGGCAGAGTGTCATTGTTTGATATGTTCATGCGTGGAATAAGCACAACTCTACCCACTTTGTCTCCAGTCAATACAATGTACTCAATTATATGATGACCTAAACAACGTACCTGCAACCTGGTACCATTACACAAACCATTAGATTGGTCAATATTTCTTAGCAACATTATCGGTACACCTTCCTTCAAGAATAGCTGGTGATTAGGTAATCCTAAACAATTAATAGCATTCACCACATCAGGTGAAAAGGTGTCTAACTGAGACTCTATGTTACCTTCTTCAACACACAAAGAGTCAGAACAAAGATAAACCCTATGATTGCCAGGTAAAAGACTCATTATACTGTTATTCACCTTGTTAACAACTTCTAGAGTGGGAGCGAGAATTGATTGTTTCTTGAAATAATCTGTGTTGGTCATGTTATATAACAGCATAGGATAGACAAACTATATCAACTCTTTAAAACCAGTGTCAGTATCATCAATGAGAATATCATCCAGGATCAAAACTGCAGACTCACCATCTATAGAATCACCAGCCAATCCATCTCCAATATGAATAAGCCAATTAGCAAAATCCATAATTTCGCAATTGTCTTGAGAACATGATGAAGAAGATAAATGCATATTCCTGCGTAGCTTTAGTACATTACAGTAATCCCATATATATGATGAATTATTGGAAGATTGCACGATATCCTATCGTGATCCCATAGGTATGACTCAAAGGATCTGCCTAAAGTCACCACCTAGGACAACAACCATTCCTCCAAATGGCATGTCAGGTTTGTAGGATTGCTCAAATCCAAGAATATCCTTCAATGACTTGTTTAAAGCCTCGTAACAATGTTTGTTAAGCATTGGAGCTTTATCTCATATAATCAAACTGGCTCTAGCAAGAAGCTTAGCAAGGGAGGAACCTTGTTTAATGTTACAAACCGAATCCTCATTTATGTTTAGTGGAATCTTGAATCTAGAATGAGTATTGTGTCTGTTAGGGAGTAATAGTGAAGTAATACCACTTGATGCAACATTTAGCACAATTTCACCGTTACACCTTAATGAAACAGATAACGTGCGATAAAGGAAAGTCTTCCCAGTATCACTGCAACCATAAACAAAGTAAAATCCACCAAGGTCCATGGAGATAGCATTCAATATCTGATCGTATGCATTCTTCTGTTCGTGGGTCATAGATTTCAAAGAATCCTTTAACTCTTCACGTAGTAATTTCCTATCAAAATTCATCTCATCCATTAAGAATTGATCATCTACACCATCAATGTTTTGCATATCAGGATACGATAGTGTAGAGAATTCTCTAAGAGATCTTCCATTTGCTTGTAATCTTTCCCAATTTTAACCAATGTCAAATTCAATATCTGCTCATCTGATAATGGTAGCtctaacaacaaaaaataaaacaactaaGTAATGGAAATTACttaaaatgaaataagaaatgcaagagaaaaaaaataattatgcaCTCTTTAGTGAGAGAAATATGACAACAACCTTCACAACGATGATTTCTTTATGAATACATAGGATGTGTTCAAATAATTGCTGGTAAAATGACTGCCAAACAAATTCAAGATAAGAATGTTATtcgatagaagaagaataacaaAGAGGTCATGAATGTAAGATCCTGATACCCACGAACTTGCTTCCAATATAGCATCAACAAATTCCTTATCATCTTGGAGAATTCCTAATGTATAACATGCTTCCTTGAATGCATCATAAATAACATCATGAACAATTCTAAGGTCAACAAAACTCGTGCATCCTTTCTATATGTTAAGTAAAAGTCTTAAGTAATAATCTTCACCATTTTCCCACGGGATGTGAGTCAACAGACCAATAGAAAAGCCTTACTTTTATGGCAACCACATACAAACATCATCTTTCCATACAAACTTGTTAGGAAACTCACTATAAGTCAACAACTTGGCAAAAGGATATAAAGTATTAGCAAGGAACCATGCTAATAATTTTGTCAACTTGCCATCTACACGATTGAGAACATCTTGAATATTGTCATCATCTCTAAAGATAACAACATGCTCTTCAAGAAAGTGAAAGGGTAACCTAATAACAACAGGTTCCTTTATCTGAATATTATAACCAAATATCTTCTAAGCTACCTCACATGATGATATATAACAGCAATCATAATAATTTTGTATCTCATCCACAACCAGTCTAGCAATGAGTCAATAGAAAACTGATAAAAAGAAGCAGTTACTCGATCACTGCCCTTGTACAAATGTTTAAATAGATACTTGATGGCAAAAGTTTGGCATGTAAGCTCGATATTTATATGATAACCATATCTCAACAACAAATACGGATTGTATGGAACAATGAAGGAATTACCAATGATAACATTTCTCTTAGTTATTGTGCGACCATTGTCTGGTCTCTTGTACTTTGAAAATCCAACTTCATCAATAACAGCACGTGACCTAAATTTCTTAGGAGAATATTTTGAACAATTACCATTGGTGAGCGTATATGCAAAACCCACACTATTTCGTACAACACCAGcagtaccagcaagtgcactgagtgagtcagggtcaatcccacgagaattgtggcttgaagcaagctattgtttgtcttgcaggtcttagtcaggcagaatCAGAAGGAGTTGTTTATATGTTGAATTTTGTATTTGTAAAACCAAGTGTTTCAGGGAATGGAATAGAGTTAAGagttggagttgctttgtcttttTGAAGTAACTCTGGTACTACTAtcttctttgcttgtgaatgATCTTCTTCTTTGGCAGGCTGTAAGTGATCAAAGCCACGCCAATAGTCCTTGATCTCCTCTGCTATAGAATGAACGTCAGGTACCTTGATCATTCAATCCAATGGAGGGTGAAGCGCTTAGCAAGTCATTCTcctggtgatcctactcaaaactcCACAGAtaaggtcgaatcttccggatcagagaatgctaCTTCTTGGATTCTAGCTTGTACCACGGAGACCTTAATCTCCCCGGAGATCgactgaactggtgtctcgagaagtccccaatgaAATCGTGGATTAACCATCTATCTGAGAGATGTAAATCCATAGTTGTTGGCTCGTGTTTTTCTTCCAGGTACTCACATGAACCCAAGTAGACgcgggtgtttgtcaggcacgttcgTCTTAATGTGATGAACAGAGCCAATTTGTCAGATCGTCCTATTCATCACAATGAAGATCGGGATATACATCTTAGAGATAGATCAAACACGGatcgaagaagaagaaatagtacttttattaattcataggactcagcagggctcctcccctcaacctaggaggtttagaaactcatattGAGGtaaaaaacaataatgaaaatgaaaataatgtgTATCCTCCGAAGGAGGTTTGAAGGCATTTTGTAAAATAGCTCTTAAATAGTGAACAAATGACTAGTAAAGGGTAAAATagtctatttagtgctaaaatccacttctggggcccaatTGGTaaatgtttgggctgagctttgatgagatccacgtgctatgagGCTCCTTGGGCGTGGAATGCCAGCTAGGGGGTCCTTTCTGGGTCTTTGGACGTTGGGCTCTGCTCTTTGGGTGCTGGATGCCTGGAAGgggggcagaaagctggcgttggaagctagttttgggccttctaatccaaagaaaagtatggactattacatattgctagaaagctctgaaagttagctttccatagccgttgagagcgctccatttggacttctgtagctccagaaaagctcttccaAATGCAGGCAGGTCAGATatggacagcatctgcagtgctttctctgtctctgaatcagacttctactccaacttctcaatttcagccagaaaatacttgaaattttccaaaaacacaaaactcatagtagaatccaaaaatgtgaatttaacactaaaatctataaaaactcaataaaaactaaataaaaacta
The genomic region above belongs to Arachis stenosperma cultivar V10309 chromosome 5, arast.V10309.gnm1.PFL2, whole genome shotgun sequence and contains:
- the LOC130980585 gene encoding uncharacterized protein LOC130980585, which gives rise to MTNTDYFKKQSILAPTLEVVNKVNNSIMSLLPGNHRVYLCSDSLCVEEGNIESQLDTFSPDVVNAINCLGLPNHQLFLKEGVPIMLLRNIDQSNGLCNGTRLQVRCLGHHIIEYIVLTGDKVGRVVLIPRMNISNNDTLPFRFQRRQFSLIASFAMTMNKSQGQTLSMVRLYLPKPIFTHGQLYVALSKVKSKKCLRVLSQSNSFMPRDSTINGVFREVFNNVT